In Burkholderia gladioli, a genomic segment contains:
- the hda gene encoding DnaA regulatory inactivator Hda, with protein sequence MTATRQLTLDLGTPPPRTFENFTIGANDELVSRLRRLDLALAAGPVADRSFYVWGEAGSGRSHLLQALVYDTSYGSARYLTPQSPLGAIAFDPRVSLYAVDDIDAMSDNQQIALFNLFNEVRAHPSSAFVGAGPAAPLALDVREDLRTRLGWGLVFHLAPLSDADKAAVFKRAARDRGIAIADDVPAYLLTHYRRDMPSLMALLDALDRFSLEQKRAVTLPLLRTLLATLEREAGGSGQIK encoded by the coding sequence GTGACCGCCACCCGTCAACTGACGCTCGACCTCGGCACCCCGCCGCCGCGTACCTTCGAGAACTTCACCATCGGGGCCAACGACGAGCTCGTCTCGCGGCTGCGCCGGCTCGATCTGGCGCTCGCGGCGGGCCCGGTGGCCGACCGCTCCTTCTATGTGTGGGGCGAGGCCGGCAGCGGCCGCAGCCACCTGCTGCAGGCGCTGGTCTACGACACCTCCTACGGCAGCGCGCGCTACCTGACGCCGCAAAGCCCGCTCGGCGCGATCGCCTTCGACCCGCGCGTCTCGCTGTACGCCGTCGACGACATCGACGCGATGAGCGACAACCAGCAGATCGCCCTGTTCAACCTGTTCAACGAGGTGCGCGCCCACCCGTCCAGCGCCTTCGTCGGCGCGGGGCCGGCCGCGCCGCTCGCGCTCGACGTGCGCGAGGACCTGCGCACGCGCCTGGGCTGGGGCTTGGTGTTCCATCTCGCGCCGCTGTCCGACGCCGACAAGGCGGCGGTCTTCAAGCGCGCCGCGCGCGACCGCGGCATCGCCATCGCAGACGACGTGCCCGCCTACCTGCTCACGCACTACCGGCGCGACATGCCGAGCCTGATGGCCCTGCTCGACGCGCTCGACCGCTTCTCGCTCGAACAGAAACGCGCCGTCACGCTGCCGCTGCTGCGCACGCTGCTGGCCACGCTGGAGCGCGAGGCGGGCGGTTCCGGCCAGATCAAGTAG
- the dnaK gene encoding molecular chaperone DnaK, giving the protein MGKIIGIDLGTTNSCVAVMEGNQVKVIENSEGTRTTPSIIAYMDDNEVLVGAPAKRQSVTNPRNTLFAVKRLIGRRFEEKEVQKDIGLMPYKIIKADNGDAWVEAHDEKLAPPQVSAEVLRKMKKTAEDYLGEPVTEAVITVPAYFNDSQRQATKDAGRIAGLEVKRIINEPTAAALAFGLDKAEKGDRKIAVYDLGGGTFDVSIIEIADVDGEMQFEVLSTNGDTFLGGEDFDQRIIDYIIGEFKKEQGVDLSKDVLALQRLKEAAEKAKIELSSSQQTEINLPYITADASGPKHLNLKITRAKLEALVEDLVERTIEPCRTAIKDAGVKVSDIDDVILVGGQTRMPKVQDKVKEFFGKEPRRDVNPDEAVAVGAAIQGQVLSGDRKDVLLLDVTPLSLGIETLGGVMTKMINKNTTIPTKHAQVYSTADDNQGAVTIKVYQGEREMAAGNKLLGEFNLEGIPPAPRGVPQIEVSFDIDANGILHVGAKDKATGKENKITIKANSGLSDAEIDKMIKDAEANAAEDQKLRERADARNQGDALVHSTKKAVAEYGDKLDAGEKEKIEAALKELEDVLKDGSAEKATIDAKVEALSQASQKLGEKMYADMQAQQAGAAAGAGAAEGAQAGAANAADDVVDADFKEVKKD; this is encoded by the coding sequence ATGGGAAAGATCATCGGTATTGACCTCGGCACCACGAACTCGTGCGTGGCTGTGATGGAAGGCAATCAGGTCAAGGTCATCGAGAACTCGGAAGGTACCCGCACCACGCCGTCGATCATCGCGTACATGGACGACAACGAAGTGCTGGTCGGCGCGCCGGCCAAGCGCCAGTCGGTGACCAACCCGCGCAACACGCTGTTCGCGGTGAAGCGCCTGATCGGCCGCCGCTTCGAAGAGAAGGAAGTGCAGAAGGACATCGGCCTGATGCCCTACAAGATCATCAAGGCCGACAACGGCGACGCCTGGGTCGAGGCGCACGACGAGAAGCTGGCGCCGCCGCAGGTGTCGGCCGAGGTGCTGCGCAAGATGAAGAAGACCGCCGAGGACTACCTCGGCGAGCCGGTCACGGAAGCCGTGATCACGGTGCCGGCCTACTTCAACGACAGCCAGCGCCAGGCCACCAAGGACGCGGGCCGCATCGCCGGCCTCGAGGTCAAGCGCATCATCAACGAGCCGACCGCGGCCGCGCTGGCCTTCGGCCTGGACAAGGCCGAGAAGGGCGACCGCAAGATCGCCGTGTACGACCTCGGCGGCGGCACCTTCGACGTGTCGATCATCGAGATCGCCGACGTGGACGGCGAGATGCAGTTCGAAGTGCTGTCGACCAACGGCGACACCTTCCTCGGCGGCGAGGACTTCGACCAGCGCATCATCGACTACATCATCGGCGAGTTCAAGAAGGAGCAGGGCGTCGACCTGTCGAAGGACGTGCTCGCGCTGCAACGCCTGAAGGAAGCCGCGGAAAAGGCCAAGATCGAGCTGTCCTCGAGCCAGCAGACCGAGATCAACCTGCCGTACATCACGGCCGACGCCTCGGGCCCGAAGCACTTGAACCTGAAGATCACGCGCGCCAAGCTGGAAGCGCTGGTCGAGGACCTGGTCGAGCGCACCATCGAGCCGTGCCGCACCGCCATCAAGGATGCCGGCGTGAAGGTCTCGGACATCGACGACGTGATCCTGGTCGGCGGCCAGACCCGCATGCCGAAGGTGCAGGACAAGGTCAAGGAGTTCTTCGGCAAGGAACCGCGCCGTGACGTGAACCCGGACGAAGCCGTCGCCGTGGGCGCCGCGATCCAGGGCCAGGTGCTGTCGGGCGACCGCAAGGACGTGCTGCTGCTCGACGTGACCCCGCTGTCGCTCGGCATCGAGACGCTCGGCGGCGTGATGACCAAGATGATCAACAAGAACACCACGATCCCGACCAAGCACGCCCAGGTCTACTCGACCGCGGACGACAATCAGGGCGCGGTGACCATCAAGGTCTATCAGGGCGAGCGCGAGATGGCGGCCGGCAACAAGCTGCTCGGCGAGTTCAACCTGGAAGGCATCCCGCCGGCACCGCGCGGCGTGCCGCAGATCGAGGTGAGCTTCGACATCGACGCGAACGGCATCCTGCACGTCGGCGCGAAGGACAAGGCGACCGGCAAGGAAAACAAGATCACCATCAAGGCGAACTCGGGCCTGTCGGACGCCGAGATCGACAAGATGATCAAGGACGCCGAGGCGAACGCCGCAGAAGACCAGAAGCTGCGTGAGCGTGCCGATGCGCGCAACCAGGGCGATGCGCTGGTCCACAGCACCAAGAAGGCGGTGGCCGAGTACGGCGACAAGCTCGACGCGGGCGAGAAGGAGAAGATCGAGGCCGCGCTCAAGGAGCTGGAAGACGTGCTGAAGGACGGCTCGGCCGAGAAGGCGACGATCGACGCGAAGGTGGAAGCGCTGTCGCAGGCCTCGCAGAAGCTCGGCGAAAAGATGTACGCCGACATGCAGGCCCAGCAGGCAGGCGCCGCCGCCGGTGCCGGCGCGGCCGAGGGTGCCCAGGCGGGTGCCGCGAACGCCGCCGACGACGTGGTCGACGCGGACTTCAAGGAAGTGAAGAAGGACTGA
- a CDS encoding deoxynucleoside kinase, with protein sequence MNATPLTVTPPDPRPPHRYIAIEGPIGVGKTSLAALIAERWAMRPLLERPQDNPFLERFYREGARYALPAQLSFALQRAQQAQELAAAQAAGLAIVADYMPQKNEIFARLTLGDDEWQLYRALAERVDVPAPAPDLVVYLQASPEVLYARIQKRGIAMELQIGDAYLRSLCDAYNEFFYHYDRTPVLTVAAEHLNPLDSPDDLALLMTRIETMRGRKESFVKGGADR encoded by the coding sequence ATGAACGCGACCCCGCTGACCGTCACGCCGCCCGACCCGCGCCCGCCGCATCGCTACATCGCGATCGAGGGGCCGATCGGAGTGGGCAAGACCTCGCTGGCGGCATTGATCGCCGAACGCTGGGCGATGCGCCCCCTGCTCGAGCGACCGCAGGACAATCCTTTTCTCGAACGCTTCTATCGCGAGGGCGCGCGCTACGCGCTGCCCGCGCAATTGTCGTTCGCGCTGCAGCGCGCGCAGCAGGCGCAGGAGCTGGCGGCCGCCCAGGCGGCGGGCCTGGCGATCGTGGCCGACTACATGCCGCAGAAGAACGAGATCTTCGCGCGCCTGACGCTGGGCGACGACGAATGGCAGCTCTATCGCGCGCTGGCCGAGCGCGTCGACGTGCCGGCCCCGGCGCCGGACCTGGTGGTCTACCTGCAGGCCAGCCCCGAGGTCCTCTACGCGCGCATCCAGAAGCGCGGCATCGCGATGGAGCTGCAGATCGGCGACGCCTACCTGCGCTCGCTGTGCGATGCCTACAACGAATTCTTCTATCACTACGACCGCACGCCGGTCCTCACCGTCGCCGCGGAACACCTGAATCCGCTCGACTCGCCGGACGACCTTGCACTGCTGATGACGCGCATCGAGACCATGCGCGGCCGCAAGGAATCCTTCGTCAAGGGCGGCGCCGACCGCTGA
- the folK gene encoding 2-amino-4-hydroxy-6-hydroxymethyldihydropteridine diphosphokinase, whose protein sequence is MTLAYLGLGANLGDARQTLKDAVVCLAQQCAVTVLGKSSLYRTAPIDAGGDDYYNCAVKIETRLAARELLRLCQQIEHHFGRERPFHNAPRTLDIDILLYGDHTIDEPDLVVPHPRLTGRAFVLVPLVELDPALAIPIHGHAQAFLTAVADQRIEKVQTCQCLMAMKAANDKSRCR, encoded by the coding sequence ATGACGCTTGCTTATCTCGGCCTCGGCGCGAATCTCGGCGATGCGCGCCAGACATTGAAGGATGCGGTGGTCTGCCTCGCGCAGCAATGCGCGGTCACCGTGCTCGGCAAATCGAGCCTGTACCGGACGGCGCCGATCGACGCCGGCGGTGACGACTACTACAACTGCGCGGTCAAGATCGAGACGCGTCTGGCGGCCCGCGAATTGCTCAGGCTCTGCCAGCAGATCGAGCACCACTTCGGCCGCGAGCGGCCGTTCCACAACGCGCCGCGCACGCTCGACATCGACATCCTGCTGTACGGCGATCACACCATCGACGAACCCGACCTGGTGGTGCCGCATCCGCGCCTGACCGGGCGCGCCTTCGTGCTGGTGCCGCTGGTCGAGCTCGACCCGGCGCTGGCGATCCCGATCCACGGCCACGCGCAGGCCTTCCTGACCGCGGTGGCCGACCAGCGCATCGAGAAGGTGCAGACCTGCCAGTGCCTGATGGCGATGAAGGCCGCGAACGACAAAAGCCGCTGCCGATGA
- the dnaJ gene encoding molecular chaperone DnaJ, protein MAKRDYYEVLGVAKNASDDEIKKAYRKLAMKYHPDRNPDSKDAEERFKEAKEAYEMLSDEQKRAAYDQYGHAGVDPNMGGAGAQGFGGFADAFGDIFGDIFGQAAGGGARGGRGGPQVYRGADLRYSMEITLEQAAHGYDTQIRVPSWVSCEICHGSGAKPGTKPDTCPTCHGQGTVRMSQGFFSIQQTCPKCHGTGTYIPEPCVHCHGSGKVKETKTLEVKIPAGIDDGMRIRSSGNGEPGINGGPSGDLYVEIHIKQHSVFERDGDDLHCQMPIPFTTAALGGEIEVPTLAGRASFTVPEGTQSGKTFRLRGKGIKGLRSSIAGDLYVHVQIETPVKLTDGQRDLLRQFEQSLAEGGGRHSPQSKSWFDRVKSFFE, encoded by the coding sequence ATGGCGAAACGGGATTACTACGAGGTTCTGGGCGTCGCGAAGAATGCGAGCGACGACGAAATCAAGAAGGCATATCGCAAGCTCGCGATGAAGTACCACCCGGACCGCAATCCGGACAGCAAGGATGCGGAGGAGCGTTTCAAGGAGGCGAAGGAAGCCTATGAAATGCTCTCGGACGAGCAGAAGCGAGCCGCCTACGACCAGTACGGCCACGCGGGCGTCGATCCGAACATGGGCGGTGCCGGCGCGCAGGGCTTCGGCGGTTTCGCCGATGCCTTCGGCGACATCTTCGGCGATATCTTCGGCCAGGCCGCTGGCGGCGGCGCCCGTGGCGGCCGGGGCGGCCCGCAGGTGTATCGCGGCGCCGACCTGCGCTACAGCATGGAGATCACGCTGGAGCAGGCCGCGCATGGCTACGACACGCAGATTCGCGTGCCGAGCTGGGTCTCCTGCGAGATCTGCCACGGCAGCGGCGCCAAGCCGGGCACCAAGCCCGACACCTGCCCGACCTGTCACGGCCAGGGCACGGTGCGCATGTCGCAGGGCTTCTTCAGCATCCAGCAGACCTGCCCGAAGTGCCATGGCACCGGCACCTACATCCCCGAGCCCTGCGTGCACTGCCACGGCTCGGGCAAGGTGAAGGAAACCAAGACGCTCGAGGTCAAGATCCCGGCCGGGATCGACGACGGCATGCGGATCCGCTCGTCCGGCAACGGCGAGCCCGGCATCAACGGCGGGCCCTCCGGCGATCTCTACGTCGAGATCCACATCAAGCAGCACTCGGTGTTCGAGCGCGATGGCGACGACCTGCACTGCCAGATGCCGATCCCGTTCACCACCGCGGCGCTGGGCGGCGAGATCGAGGTGCCGACGCTGGCCGGCCGCGCCTCGTTCACGGTGCCGGAAGGCACGCAGTCGGGCAAGACCTTCCGCCTGCGCGGCAAGGGCATCAAGGGCCTGCGCTCGAGCATCGCCGGCGATCTCTACGTGCACGTGCAGATCGAGACGCCGGTCAAGCTGACCGACGGACAGCGCGATCTGCTGCGTCAGTTCGAGCAGTCGCTGGCCGAGGGCGGCGGGCGCCACAGCCCGCAGAGCAAGAGCTGGTTCGATCGCGTGAAGAGCTTCTTCGAGTGA
- a CDS encoding HAD family hydrolase, with protein sequence MTNLALFDLDHTLIPTDSDHEWGRFMIKLGLVDAESFKRQNDRFYADYKAGTLDIHAYLAAALAPLARHPRAQLDAWHEQYMQEVIRPAMLPAALELVRRHREAGDLCCIVTATNAFVTRPIADAFGVETLIACEVETVDGHPASDLTGRATGVPSFREGKIARTEAWLASLGKSLADFERSYFYSDSHNDIPLLAKVTDPVATNPDDTLRTHAREQGWRILDLFQPS encoded by the coding sequence ATGACAAATCTGGCACTCTTTGACCTCGATCACACCTTGATCCCGACCGACAGCGACCACGAATGGGGTCGCTTCATGATCAAGCTCGGTCTCGTCGACGCGGAAAGCTTCAAGCGTCAGAACGACCGTTTCTACGCCGACTACAAGGCCGGCACGCTCGACATCCACGCCTATCTGGCCGCCGCGCTGGCGCCGCTGGCCAGGCACCCGCGCGCGCAACTCGACGCCTGGCACGAGCAGTACATGCAGGAAGTGATCCGCCCGGCGATGCTGCCGGCCGCGCTCGAGCTGGTGCGCCGGCATCGCGAGGCGGGCGATCTCTGCTGCATCGTCACCGCCACCAATGCCTTCGTGACGCGCCCGATCGCCGATGCCTTCGGCGTCGAGACCCTGATCGCCTGCGAGGTCGAGACGGTCGACGGCCATCCGGCCTCCGACCTCACCGGCCGTGCCACCGGCGTGCCGAGCTTCCGCGAGGGCAAGATCGCGCGCACCGAGGCCTGGCTCGCCTCGCTCGGCAAGAGCCTGGCCGATTTCGAGCGCAGCTACTTCTACAGCGACTCGCACAACGACATCCCGCTGCTCGCGAAAGTCACCGACCCGGTCGCGACCAACCCCGACGACACGCTGCGCACGCATGCCCGCGAGCAGGGCTGGCGCATCCTCGATCTATTCCAACCTTCGTGA
- the panB gene encoding 3-methyl-2-oxobutanoate hydroxymethyltransferase, translated as MTYLQESSRAAITVPKLQQMRAAGEKIAMLTCYDASFASLLDRAGVDALLIGDSLGNVLQGQTTTLPVTLDEIAYHTACVARAQPRALIVADLPFGTYGTPEQAFESSVKLMRAGAQMVKLEGGEWLAETVRFLVERAVPVCPHLGLTPQSVHAFGGFKVQGKTEAGAAQLLRDAKALEQAGAQLMVLEAVPTLVASELTELVSTPTIGIGAGLNCSGQVLVLHDMLGIFPGKRPRFVKDFMHGQPSILAAVEAYVRAVKDGSFPGPEHSF; from the coding sequence ATGACCTATCTCCAGGAATCGAGCCGCGCGGCCATCACCGTGCCCAAGCTGCAACAGATGCGCGCGGCCGGCGAGAAGATCGCGATGCTGACCTGCTACGACGCGAGCTTCGCCTCGCTGCTCGATCGCGCCGGCGTCGACGCGCTGCTGATCGGCGATTCGCTCGGCAACGTGCTGCAAGGCCAGACCACCACCCTCCCCGTCACGCTCGACGAGATCGCCTATCACACGGCCTGCGTGGCGCGCGCCCAGCCGCGCGCGCTGATCGTCGCCGACCTGCCGTTCGGCACCTACGGCACGCCCGAGCAGGCCTTCGAGAGCTCGGTCAAGCTGATGCGAGCCGGCGCGCAGATGGTCAAGCTGGAGGGCGGCGAATGGCTGGCCGAGACGGTGCGCTTCCTGGTCGAGCGCGCGGTGCCGGTCTGTCCGCACCTGGGGCTCACGCCGCAATCGGTGCACGCCTTCGGCGGCTTCAAGGTGCAGGGCAAGACCGAGGCGGGCGCGGCCCAGCTGCTGCGCGATGCCAAGGCGCTGGAGCAGGCCGGCGCGCAGCTGATGGTGCTCGAGGCGGTGCCGACCCTGGTGGCCTCGGAGCTGACCGAACTCGTCAGCACGCCGACCATCGGCATCGGCGCCGGTCTCAACTGCTCGGGCCAGGTGCTGGTGCTGCACGACATGCTGGGCATCTTCCCCGGCAAGCGCCCGCGCTTCGTGAAGGACTTCATGCACGGCCAGCCGAGCATCCTGGCGGCCGTCGAGGCCTATGTGCGCGCGGTCAAGGACGGCAGCTTCCCCGGGCCCGAGCACTCGTTCTGA
- the pabB gene encoding aminodeoxychorismate synthase component I: MDVQEGAPFALLDDCDSTAAARSSRLYMGFSHERVCTDPARLDACCAAVAEDLARGLHAVVLGDYEFGRNLERGQAGDAPLRFLLFSTLTRLSRDEADAWLAARDGAAAEPSPAGIARLRKSVTRAEFDAAIDAIHAALRAGDSYQVNYTYRLGFDAWGSPTALYRRLRARQAVRYGALVALPGGRWILSCSPELFVEKQGTRLRTRPMKGTAPRSADPAADAHAAEFLAGDAKNRAENLMIVDLLRNDVSRVARTGSVRVPALFTVEPYASVWQMTSTVEAEARPEAGFAELLRALFPCGSITGAPKHSTMALIDAIESTPRGLYTGMLGWLDAAPAGACGDFCLAVTIRTLTLEAPRVDGYRAGTMGVGAGIVLDSRAPDEYAECELKARFLTDADPGLQLFETLYATRAEGVRHLDRHLARLGASAEALGFAFDAAAIEQQVRARVDGFDADGPHRLRAALSRDGSLELTSAPLAPLAAPVIEVLLASEHGFAPTASSDPLLAHKSTRRAEYDRAWREAEAAGAFDMLFVNERGELTEGGRSNVFVKLDGRWFTPPLASGLLPGVMRGALLADPALGASERVLRPDELARADGLLICNALRGAVEARLRRI; encoded by the coding sequence ATGGACGTGCAGGAGGGCGCGCCGTTCGCGCTCCTCGACGATTGCGACTCGACCGCGGCTGCGCGGTCGAGTCGTTTGTACATGGGCTTCTCGCACGAGCGCGTGTGCACCGATCCGGCGCGGCTCGACGCCTGCTGCGCGGCGGTGGCCGAGGATCTCGCGCGCGGCCTGCATGCGGTGGTGCTCGGCGACTACGAGTTCGGCCGCAATCTCGAACGTGGCCAGGCCGGCGACGCGCCGCTGCGCTTCCTGCTGTTCTCCACGCTCACGCGACTGTCGCGCGACGAGGCCGATGCCTGGCTCGCCGCGCGCGACGGCGCGGCGGCCGAGCCTTCGCCGGCCGGCATCGCGCGCCTGCGCAAGAGTGTCACGCGCGCCGAGTTCGATGCGGCGATCGACGCGATCCACGCCGCGCTGCGTGCCGGCGATTCCTACCAGGTCAACTACACCTACCGCCTCGGCTTCGACGCCTGGGGTTCGCCGACGGCGCTGTATCGGCGGCTGCGCGCGCGCCAGGCGGTGCGCTACGGCGCGCTGGTCGCGCTGCCGGGCGGACGCTGGATCCTGTCCTGCTCGCCCGAGCTGTTCGTCGAGAAGCAGGGCACGCGGCTGCGCACGCGGCCGATGAAGGGCACCGCGCCGCGCTCGGCCGACCCGGCCGCCGATGCGCATGCGGCCGAATTCTTGGCCGGCGATGCGAAGAATCGCGCCGAGAACCTGATGATCGTCGACCTGCTGCGCAACGACGTCTCGCGTGTGGCGCGTACCGGTTCGGTGCGCGTGCCGGCGTTGTTCACGGTCGAGCCTTATGCCTCGGTCTGGCAGATGACCTCGACCGTCGAGGCCGAGGCGCGGCCCGAGGCGGGTTTCGCCGAGCTGCTGCGCGCGCTGTTCCCCTGCGGCTCGATCACGGGCGCGCCCAAGCACAGCACCATGGCGCTGATCGACGCGATCGAATCGACGCCGCGCGGGCTCTACACGGGCATGCTGGGCTGGCTCGACGCGGCGCCGGCGGGCGCTTGCGGCGACTTCTGCCTGGCGGTCACGATCCGCACGCTGACGCTCGAGGCGCCGCGCGTCGATGGATATCGCGCCGGTACAATGGGCGTCGGCGCGGGCATCGTGCTCGACAGCCGCGCCCCTGACGAATACGCGGAGTGCGAATTGAAGGCCCGTTTTCTGACCGACGCCGATCCCGGCCTGCAACTGTTCGAAACGCTGTACGCGACGCGCGCCGAGGGCGTGCGTCATCTCGATCGCCATCTCGCGCGGCTGGGCGCCAGCGCCGAGGCGCTCGGCTTCGCCTTCGACGCGGCCGCGATCGAGCAGCAGGTCCGCGCGCGCGTCGACGGCTTCGACGCCGACGGCCCGCATCGCCTGCGCGCGGCGCTCTCGAGGGACGGCTCGCTCGAACTGACGTCGGCGCCGCTCGCGCCGCTGGCGGCTCCGGTGATCGAGGTGCTGCTGGCATCCGAGCACGGTTTCGCGCCGACTGCCTCCTCGGACCCGCTGCTCGCGCACAAGAGCACGCGCCGCGCCGAATACGATCGCGCCTGGCGTGAGGCCGAGGCGGCCGGTGCCTTCGACATGCTGTTCGTCAACGAGCGCGGCGAGCTGACCGAGGGCGGCCGCAGCAACGTCTTCGTGAAACTCGACGGTCGCTGGTTCACGCCGCCGCTGGCCAGCGGTCTGCTGCCGGGCGTGATGCGCGGCGCGCTGCTGGCGGACCCGGCGCTCGGCGCGAGCGAGCGCGTCCTGAGGCCGGACGAGCTGGCGCGCGCTGATGGCCTGCTGATCTGCAACGCCTTGCGCGGCGCGGTCGAGGCGAGATTGCGTCGGATCTGA
- the pcnB gene encoding polynucleotide adenylyltransferase PcnB — translation MIKKLIRKLLGQDDSAARDDSAPAEAAPSERAAPRAPATATKKASAQKQAARDAAKVAERRTDPTIVPAAVHGIDPSLISRNAVRVTDTLQQAGFRAFIVGGAVRDLLFGIAPKDFDVATDATPTEVQRLFRRARLIGRRFQIVHVQFGQELIEVSTFRALVDAPAEAPPADAPPPRRMKRDELDRRTHAVDASGRVLRDNVWGEQHEDAARRDFTINAMYYDPATQTVLDYHDGMADMRARLLRMIGDPATRYREDPVRMLRVVRFAAKLGFDIEPHTRDPIKPLADLINNVPAARLFDEMLKLLLSGHALACLKQLRGEGLHHGLLPLLDVVLEQPQGEKFITLALNNTDARVRAGKSVSPGFLFATLLWHDMRQRWNQYVANGEFPVPALQRAMDDVLEMQTEKLAIHKRYSADMREIWGLQLRLEKRSGRSAIRLLEHQRFRAGYDFLLLRCESGELDESVAQWWTDFIDGDAAARETLLTQGTSRDKAPGVPGAAGPRKRRRRGGARNRRPEDGAAQPQPAEAPDADD, via the coding sequence GTGATCAAGAAACTCATCCGCAAGCTGCTCGGGCAGGACGATAGCGCCGCCCGCGACGATTCCGCCCCCGCCGAGGCCGCGCCGTCCGAACGCGCCGCCCCGCGCGCGCCGGCCACCGCCACCAAAAAAGCGAGCGCGCAGAAGCAGGCCGCGCGCGACGCCGCGAAAGTGGCCGAGCGGCGCACCGACCCCACCATCGTGCCGGCCGCCGTGCACGGCATCGATCCCTCGCTGATCTCGCGCAACGCGGTCCGCGTGACCGACACGCTGCAGCAGGCGGGTTTTCGCGCCTTCATCGTCGGCGGCGCGGTACGCGACCTGCTGTTCGGCATCGCGCCCAAGGATTTCGACGTCGCCACCGACGCCACCCCGACCGAGGTGCAGCGCCTGTTCCGCCGCGCGCGCCTGATCGGGCGCCGCTTCCAGATCGTGCACGTGCAGTTCGGCCAGGAGCTGATCGAGGTCTCGACCTTCCGCGCGCTGGTCGACGCACCGGCCGAGGCACCGCCCGCCGACGCGCCGCCGCCGCGCCGCATGAAGCGCGACGAGCTGGACCGGCGCACCCACGCGGTGGACGCCAGCGGCCGCGTGCTGCGCGACAACGTCTGGGGCGAGCAGCACGAGGACGCGGCGCGCCGCGACTTCACGATCAACGCGATGTATTACGACCCCGCGACGCAGACCGTGCTCGACTACCACGACGGCATGGCCGACATGCGCGCACGCTTGTTGCGCATGATCGGCGATCCGGCCACGCGCTACCGCGAGGACCCGGTGCGCATGCTGCGCGTGGTGCGCTTCGCGGCCAAGCTCGGCTTCGACATCGAGCCGCACACGCGCGATCCGATCAAGCCGCTGGCCGACCTGATCAACAACGTGCCGGCCGCGCGCCTGTTCGACGAGATGCTCAAGCTGCTGCTCTCGGGCCACGCGCTGGCCTGCCTGAAGCAACTGCGCGGCGAAGGCCTGCACCACGGGCTGCTGCCGCTGCTCGACGTGGTGCTCGAACAGCCCCAGGGCGAGAAGTTCATCACGCTGGCGCTGAACAACACCGACGCGCGCGTGCGCGCCGGCAAGTCGGTCTCGCCCGGCTTTTTGTTCGCGACCCTGCTCTGGCACGACATGCGCCAGCGCTGGAACCAGTACGTCGCCAACGGCGAGTTCCCGGTGCCGGCCCTGCAGCGCGCGATGGACGACGTGCTGGAGATGCAGACCGAGAAGCTGGCGATCCACAAGCGCTACTCGGCCGACATGCGCGAGATCTGGGGCCTGCAACTGCGCCTCGAGAAACGCTCGGGTCGCAGCGCGATCCGGCTGCTGGAACACCAAAGATTTAGAGCGGGGTATGATTTCCTCCTGCTGCGCTGCGAGTCCGGCGAACTGGACGAATCGGTGGCGCAGTGGTGGACGGATTTCATCGACGGCGATGCCGCGGCACGCGAGACGCTGCTCACCCAGGGCACGTCGCGCGACAAGGCGCCGGGCGTACCAGGGGCCGCCGGGCCCCGCAAGCGCCGCCGCCGCGGCGGCGCGCGCAACCGCCGGCCGGAAGACGGCGCCGCGCAGCCGCAACCGGCCGAAGCGCCGGATGCGGACGACTGA